The following proteins are encoded in a genomic region of Artemia franciscana unplaced genomic scaffold, ASM3288406v1 PGA_scaffold_89, whole genome shotgun sequence:
- the LOC136042253 gene encoding keratin-associated protein 19-2-like, with protein MIGYIFKALFFSAIVAIATAQTRLLGGGLLGGLTGGLLGGGYRPGFGGYGYRPGFGGYGYPGYGGYGYPGYGYGGYGGYPYGGGYGYRPFGFGR; from the coding sequence gCACTATTCTTCTCTGCTATTGTTGCTATTGCTACTGCTCAGACGAGACTACTTGGAGGAGGTTTGCTTGGTGGCCTTACAGGTGGCCTTCTCGGAGGGGGCTACAGACCCGGATTTGGAGGTTATGGCTACCGACCTGGTTTTGGAGGCTATGGCTACCCAGGCTATGGAGGATATGGATATCCTGGATATGGATATGGGGGCTACGGAGGTTACCCGTATGGTGGTGGCTATGGATACCGCCCATTTGGTTTTGGAAGATGA